GGTGCACATTTTTAATACTCTTCTGCACCACATCAATTGTCATATCACCTAATTGTAACTGCTGCACGTCAATATCCGGATTGCTGTTTAACTATTGAAAAAATCTGTTCTACCTTACTCACATTCTTTAGCACCTTATACAACGCTCCTTTTATCTCATTCTCTTTTTGTGCATTGCCTTTCCAGTTGTCTTTTTTAATATAACGAATGGCTTCGTCACATGCCAATGCCAAATTTTCATCTTTCTCCAGGTTATGATACAATGCCACCTGTGCATGTGTTGTTAATTTTTCAGGCAGATTGTCCTTCCTTCCCTGACTTACATGTTTTGCAAGGTCAGCAATTTTCTTTAAGTACTCTTCGTAGTCTATGGCATTAGCTTTCCGTTCTATGATAATTTCATTCAACAGCTTTGACATATCCTCAAAAAATGCAGGGTCAATCAAATGTTCTTTGATGATCTTTTGCCGGACATTATTCTCTATTGTTTCTGCAACAGCTTGTCGGTTGGCTTTTATCCTATCAGGTAAATTATTAATGGCATCTGCAATTCCGGTCTTTACTATCAGATCAACCAATGACAAATTATCAAAAAATGAGATTTTTCTTGGATCTTCAGCCTGGATATAATTATCAATCAACTGCCGCATGTCAGCTTCATAGGTCTTCAGATCAAGCGTTTCACCACTTGCATTACGTATTTCTTCTCTCAACTTCAGATAAAAATCAACTTGTCTTTTAATGTCTTCTATCTCTTTTACAGAATATCCTGCTTCTTCCATTTCGGCAGCTATATTCGCATAAGCACGTATGAGATTAATGGTAAGTTTATATAATGCAGTGCGTTTTACTTCAGTGGCTTTAAGATCATCTTCATTTTCAGGATTTCCACAAAAGAAATGAATGAATGCTAATGTATCCTTTGGAGCAGGTACAGGTTCACATAACAAGGCGATCTCTTCCAGGGCATCATCTAACCTCGCCTTGCCATTTATTAAACGATCCTTAAGTAATATATCACAATCTTCTTTTGCAAACGTATCGTAATCCAATTCAGAAGTGTACACGGCTACAGCGTTCTCAATTCTTCTGAACAGATCCATATAATCAATAATATAACCAAATTGCTTGTCTTCAGTATCCAGTCTGTTTACACGGCATATTGCCTGAAACAAGCCATGATCCTGCATGCTTTTATCAATATACAGGTAAGTACAGGGAGGAGCATCAAAACCTGTAAGTAGCTTGTCAACCACAATAAGAAGTTTCATGGTCGCAGGTTCTTTTACAAATTTCTCCTTTGCATGATCTTCATACTTTTCAGTGCTTCTGTCACCAAGAAGTGCTTTATAGGTCTGATAGATAAATTCTTTCTCCGTTTCTGTATTTGCACCTGTGTCTTCTGTTATAATATCACGTGTGGAGGGATTATAGGAGGTAATAATGGCATAATGATTCTTTAATTCTGTTTTTTGAAAGAGTTCGTAATAACGGCAAGCATCATAAATACTGGAAGATATCAGAATGGCATTACCAGTATTTGAATTAAGGCGTGGCTTCACATTAAAATCAAATATTATATCGGTAACAAGTTTCTCCATCCTGGAACGACAACTCAATACCACCTGCATTGTACCCCATCTTTTCTTTAACTCTGACTTCTGAAAGTCATTCAATCCCTTGGTTTTTGATTCAAACCAGGTATCAATCCTATCAGGGGAAGTGATTTTCTGATCAATATCACGGGCTTCATAAACCAGATCAAGAATAACTTCATCTTCAACTCCCTCATTGAATTTGTAGGTATGTATATATCTTCCGAATACCTCAAGGCTTGTTTGCTTATCCTGCTTAAGTAATGGTGTTCCCGTGAAGCCAATGAATATCGCATTCTGCAGCATGACTTTCATGGTTTTATGCAATTTGCCACTTTGTGTACGATGACATTCATCTACAAAGACAAAAATTTCACCTACTGTCCTGACAGGATTATTTTTCAGTTCTTCAATGAAATCATCAAAATCATCTTCTGATCTTCTACCAAATTTATGGACCAATGAACACAATAGCCTTGGTAATGACTGTCCCAGTTGATCCATCAGGTCTTTGCCACTGCTGGTGCGATGTATAGGTTCACCCGAATCATTAAAAACCCTTTCGATCTGCTTGTCCAATTCATCACGATCAGTAATGATCACCACACGTGCATTAGGATTGTTCTCCAGTATCCATTTAGCCAGGATGACCATCACCAGACTTTTCCCACTACCCTGTGTATGCCAGATAATGCCACCTTCTCTGTTACGTACAAATTCCTGTGATGCTTTGACTCCAAAATACTGGTGATGACGTGGTAACTTTTTTATACCTCCGTCAAAAAGGATAAAATCATAGATGATCTCCAGAAAACGTTTTTTATTGCATAATTTCAGCAGGTACTTATCCAATGGCAACATGCTGATGTCATCCACATCTTCTTTCCATTTAAGAAAATATTTTTCAGGAGTGCGAATTGTTCCGTAACGTAAACCTTCTGTATCATTACCGGCAAATACAAACTGAATGGTTGAGAAGAAGGATTGAATAAATTCTTTTTTCTGATTCACCAGATTTTGTCGGATGCCATCACCAATAGAAACTGTACTGCGTTTTAGTTCCAGGACTGCTAATGCAATACCATTAACGTACAGGACAATATCTGGTCGTTTATCGTAGTTCCCCTGAATGGTCACTTCTTCTGCAATGGCAAAATCATTCTTTTCAGGATTACTCCAGTCTATCAGATGTACGGTTTCTGTATTATCACCCACATCAGCTTTCACTTTAACACCAAAGCGAAGAAATCCATACACTTCTTTATTGTTATCGTACAAGCTTCTCTCGTAATTATTTGCAGCAATCCGTAATTTATCTAATGCCTTATTGATAAGTATATCGTTATAATCCCGAGAAGCAAGGTACTTTCTAAGGTATTTCTCTTCAATGTTGCTGTTATTCAGTCGATCTTCCCAATTACCAAGGTAAAAGTAG
This DNA window, taken from Bacteroidota bacterium, encodes the following:
- a CDS encoding HsdR family type I site-specific deoxyribonuclease, which encodes MSNVGQIERATQNRIVKLFSDQLNYFYLGNWEDRLNNSNIEEKYLRKYLASRDYNDILINKALDKLRIAANNYERSLYDNNKEVYGFLRFGVKVKADVGDNTETVHLIDWSNPEKNDFAIAEEVTIQGNYDKRPDIVLYVNGIALAVLELKRSTVSIGDGIRQNLVNQKKEFIQSFFSTIQFVFAGNDTEGLRYGTIRTPEKYFLKWKEDVDDISMLPLDKYLLKLCNKKRFLEIIYDFILFDGGIKKLPRHHQYFGVKASQEFVRNREGGIIWHTQGSGKSLVMVILAKWILENNPNARVVIITDRDELDKQIERVFNDSGEPIHRTSSGKDLMDQLGQSLPRLLCSLVHKFGRRSEDDFDDFIEELKNNPVRTVGEIFVFVDECHRTQSGKLHKTMKVMLQNAIFIGFTGTPLLKQDKQTSLEVFGRYIHTYKFNEGVEDEVILDLVYEARDIDQKITSPDRIDTWFESKTKGLNDFQKSELKKRWGTMQVVLSCRSRMEKLVTDIIFDFNVKPRLNSNTGNAILISSSIYDACRYYELFQKTELKNHYAIITSYNPSTRDIITEDTGANTETEKEFIYQTYKALLGDRSTEKYEDHAKEKFVKEPATMKLLIVVDKLLTGFDAPPCTYLYIDKSMQDHGLFQAICRVNRLDTEDKQFGYIIDYMDLFRRIENAVAVYTSELDYDTFAKEDCDILLKDRLINGKARLDDALEEIALLCEPVPAPKDTLAFIHFFCGNPENEDDLKATEVKRTALYKLTINLIRAYANIAAEMEEAGYSVKEIEDIKRQVDFYLKLREEIRNASGETLDLKTYEADMRQLIDNYIQAEDPRKISFFDNLSLVDLIVKTGIADAINNLPDRIKANRQAVAETIENNVRQKIIKEHLIDPAFFEDMSKLLNEIIIERKANAIDYEEYLKKIADLAKHVSQGRKDNLPEKLTTHAQVALYHNLEKDENLALACDEAIRYIKKDNWKGNAQKENEIKGALYKVLKNVSKVEQIFSIVKQQSGY